The Magnolia sinica isolate HGM2019 chromosome 9, MsV1, whole genome shotgun sequence genome contains a region encoding:
- the LOC131255495 gene encoding beta-galactosidase 13-like, giving the protein MKKFTKVIVKMMKEEKLYGSQGGPIVLSQIENEYNTIQIAFKDKGASYVQWVALGTVVPWVMCKQKDAPDPVINACNGRNCRDTFTGPNKPYKPVLWTENWTAQYRSFGDPPSQRSAEDLAYSVARFFLKNSTLNNYYMVQLVLNF; this is encoded by the exons ATGAAGAAATTCACAAAGgtgattgtgaaaatgatgaaggaagagaagttGTATGGATCTCAGGGTGGTCCTATCGTCCTGTCGCAG ATAGAAAATGAATACAACACAATCCAGATTGCCTTTAAAGATAAGGGAGCATCCTACGTTCAGTGGGTGGCGCTAGGGACAGTTGTGCCATGGGTTATGTGCAAGCAAAAGGATGCTCCTGATCCAGTG ATCAATGCTTGCAATGGAAGGAATTGCAGAGATACTTTCACTGGCCCTAATAAACCCTACAAGCCTGTGCTATGGACTGAGAACTGGACTGCTCA GTACAGATCGTTTGGTGACCCACCATCTCAAAGATCAGCCGAAGATCTAGCATACTCGGTCGCTCGTTTCTTCTTGAAGAACAGCACACTCAACAACTACTACATGGTACAACTTGTTCTGAATTTCTGA
- the LOC131255496 gene encoding beta-galactosidase 13-like: MQREPKWGHLRDLHSALRLCRKALLWGFPTVQKLGEEIEAQVYQQPGTNVCAAFIANNHSTSAVTTNFNGGQYYLPPHSISILPDCKTRVFNTQKIAKKQREDYLQQMELYEQKKNEVKKTVYTVLHVGDVIRLGQRDSFK, from the exons ATGCAAAGGGAACCAAAATGGGGCCACCTCAGGGACTTGCACTCTGCTTTGAGACTCTGTAGAAAGGCTTTGCTTTGGGGTTTTCCCACTGTCCAGAAATTGGGGGAGGAAATAGAG GCTCAAGTCTATCAGCAACCTGGAACCAATGTCTGTGCTGCCTTCATTGCCAACAATCATTCTACCTCAGCTGTAACTACAAACTTCAATGGTGGACAATATTATCTTCCCCCACATTCCATCAGTATACTCCCTGACTGCAAGACTCGGGTCTTCAACACTCAAAAG ATTGCCAAGAAGCAGAGGGAAGATTATCTGCAACAAATGGAGCTTTATGAACAGAAGAAGAATGAG GTCAAGAAAACTGTTTACACTGTGTTGCATGTTGGTGATGTGATTCGATTGGGCCA GAGGGATAGCTTCAAATGA